A genomic segment from Sander vitreus isolate 19-12246 chromosome 3, sanVit1, whole genome shotgun sequence encodes:
- the LOC144515967 gene encoding NLR family CARD domain-containing protein 3-like, whose amino-acid sequence MKGALCVFSRFRLHFDNKAGGGKLKAKAGLTSDQKMSDLEEEEDGAESVVSVCLSLKSDESKGLPLLFSNEPGPSDTKVQNNRRRAESVVSVCLSLKSDESKGLPLLFSNEPGPSDTKVQNNRRRAESVISGCLSLKSDESKGLPLLFSNEPGPSDTKKRRRSDVSEKKHPSRSKIRAGLLEAGQTSAVQMIGVRHEHKIILKRAFKLVTEGVDKTASEILLNRIYTALYITDGQSEEVNTQHEVRQLETASKMETLHDTPIKCSDIFKAFPDKQKHIRVVLTSGVAGVGKTFSVQKFCLDWAEGLENQDVGLVIPLSFRELNLIKDEQYSLLELLHVFHPVLQEVTAEQLAGSKVLFVFDGLDESRLSLDFNNRKVVSDVTQKSSVNWLLTNLIEGKLLPSALVWITSRPAAANQIPPACVDRVTEVRGFTDAQKEEYFRKRVNDEDLSSRIISHIKTSRSLHIMCLIPVFCWLTATVLDHMLTTDQRGELPKTLTDMYSHFLLVQTKRKKHKYAEEHETSPQELMEADREVLLKLGRLAFEQLEKGNIMFYQEDLERCGLDVTEASVYSGVCTEIFKRESVIFQKTVYCFVHLSVQEFLAAVYLFHCYTNKNTEVLEEFLGKTALDDHSDDDWDNDHYQSLDVFLKKAMEKSLESKNGHLDLFARFLHGLSLESNQRLLGSLLGQTDNSPEILQRAINNLKEMNMHKISPDRSINIFHCLTEMNDHSVHREIQEFLKSEDRSEKELSVFHCSALAYMLQMSEEVLDELDLKKYNSSDQGRLRLIPAVRNCRKARLSDYWLSETHCDVIVSALKSNHSHLRELDLSKNYHLMDPGVKSLCAGLKSPNCRLESLRLTWCSLSKISCASLASALKTNPSHLRELDLNHNELLDSGVKLLCGFMESPHCRLETLRLWGCSLSKISCASLASALKSNPFHLRELDLRGNGLQDSDVKLLCDLVNSPHCRLKTLEWWP is encoded by the exons ATGAAaggagctctgtgtgtgttcagtcggTTCAGACTCCATTTTGACAACAAAGCTGGAGGAGGGAAACTGAAGGCTAAGGCAGG ACTGACTTCAGATCAGAAGATGAGTGatttggaggaagaggaggacggaGCAGAGTCTGtagtatctgtctgtctgtctctgaagAGTGATGAGTCCAAAGGTCTTCCTCTACTCTTCAGTAATGAACCTGGACCCTCAGACACAAA AGTTCAGAACAACAGACGGAGAGCAGAGTCTGtagtatctgtctgtctgtctctgaagAGTGATGAGTCCAAAGGTCTTCCTCTACTCTTCAGTAATGAACCTGGACCCTCAGACACAAA AGTTCAGAACAACAGACGGAGAGCAGAGTCTGTAAtatctggctgtctgtctctgaAGAGTGATGAGTCCAAAGGTCTTCCTCTACTCTTCAGTAATGAACCTGGACCCTCAGACACAAA gaagaggagaaggagtgATGTTTCTGAGAAGAAGCACCCGTCCAGATCCAAAATCCGAGCTGGACTGCTGGAAGCCGGTCAGACCAGCGCTGTTCAAA TGATTGGTGTTCGGCATGAACATAAGATCATTCTGAAGAGGGCATTTAAACTTGTGACTGAAGGAGTTGATAAAACAGCAAGTGAAATCCTCCTCAATAGGATCTACACCGCGCTCTACATCACAGACGGACAGAGTGAAGAGGTTAATACCCAACATGAGGTGAGGCAGCTTGAGACAGCTTCCAAGATGGAGACCCTCCATGACACTCCAATCAAGTGCAGCGACATCTTTAAAGCCTTTCctgacaaacagaaacacatcagAGTCGTTCTGACGAGCGGAGTCGCTGGAGTTGGAAAAACCTTCTCAGTGCAGAAGTTCTGTCTGGACTGGGCCGAGGGTTTGGAAAACCAAGATGTCGGTCTGGTGATTCCTCTTTCCTTCAGGGAGCTGAACTTGATCAAAGATGAGCAGTACAGTCTTCTGGAGCTGCTTCATGTTTTCCATCCAGTGTTACAGGAAGTAACAGCAGAGCAGCTAGCTGGCTCTAAAGTTCTCTTTGTCTTTGACGGCTTGGATGAAAGCAGACTTTCACTGGATTTCAACAACAGGAAGGTTGTTTCTGATGTCACACAGAAGTCATCAGTCAACTGGCTGTTGACAAACCTCATTGAGGGGAAGCTGCTTCCCTCGGCTCTCGTCTGGATAACTTCCcgacctgcagcagccaatcagatccctcCTGCGTGTGTCGACAGGGTAACAGAAGTACGAGGCTTCACTGACGCCCAGAAGGAGGAGTACTTCAGGAAGAGAGTCAATGATGAAGACCTGTCCAGCAGAATCATCTCCCACATCAAGACCTCCAGGAGCCTCCACATCATGTGTCTGATCCCAGTCTTCTGCTGGCTCACTGCTACAGTTCTGGACCACATGTTGACTACAGACCAGAGAGGAGAGCTGCCCAAGACCCTGACTGACATGTACTCACACTTCCTGCTGGTTCAGACAAAGAGGAAGAAGCACAAGTATGCTGAGGAACATGAGACGAGTCCACAGGAGCTGATGGAGGCTGACAGGGAAGTTCTTCTGAAGCTGGGGAGGCTGGCGTTTGAACAGCTGGAGAAAGGAAACATCATGTTCTACCAAGAAGACCTGGAGCGCTGTGGTCTGGATGTCACAGAGGCCTCGGTGTACTCAGGAGTTTGTACAGAGATCTTCAAAAGAGAGAGTGTGATCTTCCAGAAAACAGTCTACTGCTTCGTTCATCTAAGCGTTCAGGAGTTTCTGGCTGCAGTCTACCTGTTCCACTGTTACACCAACAAGAACACAGAGGTACTGGAGGAGTTCCTGGGGAAGACGGCTTTGGATGATCATAGTGATGATGACTGGGACAATGACCATTACCAATCCCTGGATGTCTTCCTGAAAAAAGCCATGGAAAAATCCCTTGAAAGTAAAAATGGCCATCTGGACCTTTTTGCCCGCTTCCTTCATGGCCTCTCTCTGGAGTCCAACCAGAGACTCTTAGGAAGCCTGCTGGGTCAGACAGACAACAGTCCAGAAATTCTCCAGAGAGCCATCAACAACCTGAAAGAGATGAACATGCACAAGATCTCTCCTGACAGAAGCATCAACATCTTCCACTGTCTGACGGAGATGAACGACCACTCAGTCCATCGGGAGATCCAAGAGTTCTTGAAGTCAGAGGACAGATCAGAGAAGGAACTCTCTGTGTTCCACTGCTCAGCTTTGGCCTATATGCTGCAGATGTCAGAGGAGGTTCTGGATGAGTTGGACCTGAAGAAGTACAACTCATCAGACCAGGGACGACTGAGACTGATTCCAGCTGTGAGAAACTGCAGAAAGGCTCG ACTTTCTGACTATTGGCTCTCTGAGACTCACTGTGACGTCATAGTCTCAGCTCTGAAGTCCAACCActcccatctgagagagctggacctgagtaaaaACTACCATCTGATGGATCCAGGAGTGAAGTCTCTGTGTGCTGGACTGAAGAGTCCAAACTGTAGACTAGAGTCTCTGAG attgACTTGGTGCAGCTTGTCAAAGATCAGCTGTGCTTCTCTGGCCTCCGCGCTGAAGActaacccctcccatctgagagagctggacctgaatcacaatgagctgctggattcaggagtgaagctgctgtgtggttttATGGAGAGTCCACACTGTAGACTGGAGACTCTGAG aTTGTGGGGCTGCAGTTTGTCAAAGATCAGCTGTGCTTCCCTGGCTTCAGCTCTAAAGTCCAACCCCTtccatctgagagagctggacctgagagGAAATGGCCTGCAGGATTCAGACGTGAAGCTGCTGTGTGATCTTGTGAATAGTCCACACTGTAGACTGAAAACTCTGGA ATGGTGGCCGTGA